The Pangasianodon hypophthalmus isolate fPanHyp1 chromosome 2, fPanHyp1.pri, whole genome shotgun sequence genome window below encodes:
- the LOC117599286 gene encoding rab-like protein 3 → MSSLDRVKVLVLGDSGVGKSSLVHLLCHNQVLGNPSWTVGCSVDVRVHDYKEGTPEEKTYYIELWDVGGSVGSASSVKSTRAVFYNSVNGIILVHDLTNKKSSQNLYRWSMEALNKDSSPTGVIVSNGDYDREQFADNTIPLLLIGTKYDQIPENKRNDVLTRTAFLSEDFNAEEINLDCTNPRYFAAGSSNAVKLSRFFFWFIWFFFFFFF, encoded by the coding sequence ATGTCCTCGCTTGACAGAGTAAAAGTATTAGTCTTGGGAGATTCAGGTGTTGGAAAGTCGTCTTTAGTTCATCTGCTGTGCCATAACCAGGTTTTGGGAAATCCTTCATGGACAGTTGGTTGTTCTGTGGACGTCAGGGTCCATGACTACAAAGAAGGCACGCCAGAAGAGAAGACCTACTACATTGAACTGTGGGATGTTGGAGGCTCTGTGGGAAGCGCCAGTAGTGTTAAAAGCACCAGAGCAGTTTTTTACAATTCAGTTAATGGCATTATTCTAGTTCATGATCTGACCAAcaaaaaatcctctcagaatcTGTATCGCTGGTCAATGGAGGCATTAAACAAAGATTCCTCTCCTACAGGGGTCATCGTGTCGAATGGGGATTATGACAGAGAGCAGTTTGCAGACAACACCATCCCTCTCCTGCTAATAGGCACCAAGTACGATCAGATCCCTGAAAACAAGAGGAATGATGTCCTGACTCGCACCGCCTTCCTATCTGAAGACTTCAACGCAGAGGAGATCAACCTGGACTGCACAAATCCACGCTACTTTGCTGCTGGCTCATCTAATGCTGTAAAACTGAGCAGATTTTTCTTCTGGTTCatctggttctttttttttttttttttttaa